In Pyrus communis chromosome 15, drPyrComm1.1, whole genome shotgun sequence, the genomic stretch AAAACTAAAAGGAGTGGGTAGAAAATGAAAAAGTACTTGCAGAAATTTCTTCCCTTACAATTCATCTATTTAACCATGCATGGTATTGTTTTTCAAAGCATAACTTGCATGCACGTGTTTCACGTTTGCCTGGTTTCACAAccctttcatatatatatatatcaaattaaTAAGATTCTCGATCCGTTCATTAATacatgattaaaaatcttaacGTAATCGAAAATCTTACTAACTCGACACAGTAAACGCAGAGTGTGTACAGATAAAAAGGACTCTTATAATGTATATCTGAAACAATGATGCCTCATCTACAGTTTGTGTTGGTCCCTAGCTGGTTCAGAAAATTAATATGTTAGAGCCCTTTCAAACATACAATAATACATGAAAGAATACACTGAATAGTAACGAAACTTTAGTCACAGGTGAAGAAGTCTGAAGGAAATTGTGGGAAAAGTGCTAAACAAACTGTAACCCCGTGAAAACTGGCAGCTTCCAAAATCCAAAAGCATCTGAGAATCGAGAGGAGTTTCTGCGTGTTGAGTGGTGACCATATTCATTTTCTCACATAATTTGTATATCATCAGTACGACGCACActggtggtgatgatgatggACCCATTTTATATAAGTACTTCTCCGTTCTTTGTCTGCACAAGAACTATTACTCACCTTCTCTCATCTCATGGATACTTCGAATtatgaatatatacatatataaacatatatatatatatatatatattatgcagcCTAGCTAGTTCTGGTTCCAAACTTCAAACAAATCTCATATCTCTGAATTGCATCACGTCGATCGCATGGATACGATTAATTTGTCCAATGACATCACAAGAAATTTAATCTTATACCTTCCGTTGATCACAGTAGGATTATAAATCACAGCCGGTTGGGTGGGTGTTTAATCTAttgccaaaagaaaagaaaaaaaaacttttaaactATTGTGCTTAATTCTCTTAGAACAAATTATCTCAGTGAAAAGCACTTCAAAGATCaaactataaaaaattatattatttgtcAACTGTTAATTTGGATGTGTCAACTGTTAATTTGGATGTAATGATAGTCAAGTACATTAACATTTGCGTTCGAAAAAATTCTATCCTCTCCAAAAcggtgtttttaagtattttgactATGAAAAAGAAGTTTTGAgataaaaattttcttttcgGTTACAATAGTTTTGAGAACTTACCATATGATACaaaaaaatgatataatatatatatatatatgtgtgtgtgtgtgtgtattcacCATCAACACTTATGAACACTTGTTCACCGTTGCTTTTGGAACcaacatgaaaaaaaatgatataatatatatatgtgtgtgtgtgtgtgtgtattcacCATCAACACATATGAACACTTGTTCACCGTTGCTTTTGGAACCAACATGAAAGATAGACTGGCTTGGGGAGCGTCACGCGGTATGATTGAGTACACGATTCCACGGCACCATGCTTTTGCATCACCCATAACTTGTGATATGTAACATGCAAGTAAATATATACTGGGGTATTACTTGTTACTTAGTCACTAAATCATTGATTGGTTTGAGACGAATGGATGATTAAAAGATcttcaaattgaatgatttttgcatgtatgatctttagatgattataaagagaatgaacggttctgattatgATATTTGCTTGGTTAAGATACGTTAATCGTAATTAAAAGGACAAGTAGGTTTCCTAATGGGAGGAATACAAGCATTATTCTTTGCACATTGAATCGCCTTTgatccaaaagaaaaattctttAACTAGTGTATTTCCCTAACAACCATTCATCTTAGTGATATTTAGCATCGGTACACTTTGTGCATTAGCAAgattttaacctttttttttttttttccttctcaaactaagttacattttttaaataaaaaaactaatacaAGCAGAAGAAAGCCCAAAAGATAGTCCACAACCTAAATACGAGCTcaacataaaaaagaaaatataatagaAAGCCCAAAAGGAACCAACTtagaaacaacaaaaaaccctaaaaatggaGAGGAAACCAGCAGCCGCCACCAAGTCAGCCAATGTGCCTCCATCACAAGGCTACCGCCACCAAGAGAATGAACCAAACGAAACAACTGGATCAATGAAAAATGGAGGTGAGCGAGTCAACCGCACAATGAGCGCTCCCATAATCCTACCAAATAGTGTTAATTGCACTTTAACAGCCACTCAAAATCCAAGGGTGCCGTCGAGGAGAAGCACCCAAGCCGAGTAGCAGCTGTTGGTAGTTGAGGATACACGACGAAAAGAAGAATTGGAAAAAGAGAAGTGCATAAAAGGCCCTAATCTGAGACAAATTCAGGAAATTGAGACAAAACCCAAGGAATTGAGACAGAGCTCAGGACAATCAATCCAAAACGAATAGTTGTATTAAAGTAAAACTCACCATTTACACCGAATCATCACTCAACCGTCTCTCTTTCACATTCCGTTTCCCATGTTTCTCGTCTgcaattttcctttttctatgCCTCATCTGACAAACCAAAAGTGccgcttcatttttttttccctgaaATAAATCTGCCCAAAcggaatttaagaaaaaaatctGGAGTCTGAAAGCTTTTTCAAGTTTATTGGATAATTTCGGAAAAAGAGATAAAGCAcaccaaattaaattttatctCCATATATAATTTTTGTTGCAAAGAGAgataagattaaaaaaaggaAGGGTGAGATAGATGAACTGAAAAAATAGGAGCAAGACTATTCAATGAAATCCCATTATTTATGGGATTATCCAATACTATTCAATGGTTTGGACTATAATCTAATGGAGGCCATAATTTATTCATAGGTTTATGGGATTTCAGGTTTGATTGTTATTAAAATGGTTTTTAAGATTAACACAACTCATTAGTTTGGTCCTTGATGTTGAAAACCAACGGAATTGGTCCCTAAGTTTGTGCATTGATTGGACAAAGATACCCtcaatttaaccaaaaattttcaagcaatgaccaaaatgattgacggtggacaaactcaagaaCAACTTATatcgattttcaatctcaatgaacaaagtgaagagttatgctAGTCTCAGAGACtattttttacttaaaaaaacCTATGATATAATGGGAACAATCGCACCTGATTGAGAAGGACAAGCAAACTGAGGGAGGGAGAGACGGGTGAGTGAtactgtgtaaatggtttaATACAATTACGTTGACGCGGACAATTTGAAATTCAGTAAATTAATCTAATGGTTGAAATCGTGCTGGATGCGATTATTGTATCAAAGTTAAATGTAGAGACTCATGATTCTttacgcaaaaaaaaaaaaaaaaacacttcagaaatcaaactattaaaaaaaacaaaatccatCATCTATCATTTAGTAAGAATAAGCATTAAATTGGTCCAGTAAGACAAGACTTTCTACAAAAGCATGCATGGATTCGTATTTTCCCTCTCCTTCTCCAGAATATTTAACTCGTTTGGTCTTAAAATCCACCGTTACCAGTCTTATACTATTCTTACTGCTCATGTGGAAGACTTTTTCTCCATTGCCTTTAGAACCAACATAAGCAACGCGGAAGATTAAAGGGACTGATACAGGGCCCTCGGACAGCACCACGCGGGATGATTTAGTCCACGATTCCACCACACCATATTGTTGCATCACCCATAAACTGAGGTAGCAAGTATTTACTCGTGATCTCGAGTAATGCCAAGGAATCTGAACCACGGCGAGGGAATTCCCGTGTTCCGAAAGAACAAAATGAGAGGCACCACGGAGCAACCTTTTTCTCGTCAATGATTTCGGCAACTCAATCTCGCTGAACGATTCAGTGGCCATATCAAACGACGCAATGACATCATTGTTGTGGTCTTGGTCGTGGCGTAGGATCCAATGCACGGCACCATGGACGAAAACAGTGTTATGATGCCAACGTTGAAGAGAAACAGCAGGAGAAGCTGGTGGAGGAGGACTGAGAGCCTTCCAGGAGCCCCCGGCTAAGGAGTAAACCTTGACTTCGATTGGGGTGTCCCCGGCAGGACCACTAGAACGATCACGAGCGTTCCTAAAAATTGTTAGAACCTTATAGTCATTGGTGCTCAAATCGTAGCCAAACGCATAAGTAGGTACAACCCGTTTATGCGTGCAAGGAGGGGGCAAAGTCACAAACTTTCTAACCGAAGGGTTCCAAATTATTATGGGGAATTTAGGGATGGCAGTAGCAAAGCATATGAGGCCGTTGGAAGTCCCAACCAGACCGTAACTTGAAGGAGGCACTTTGCTTCTTCCTACTTTGTAAGCCGGTTGGTAAGTCAAGGGGGCTATTTTCTTGGTATTGGTAGCATTAATGCTGAAGgaagaagcagaagcagaagcaggcTTATCCCAATACAACAAATAATCATTAAAGGACCATACTAGATGGAGACGACCAATATCATTGTCGTCGGCATTTGGATTTTGGCTATGGCGGAGATGGGCGGCAATGAAGGATGAGCTTTGGATCATATATCTCCATGACTTGCTTACGGCGCAGCATTTAACTAAAGATTTGACGGACGACCTCAACAGGATTTCACGCACGATTTCTTCGGGTAAGTCGCAGCAGTACTGAAATTCCTCTTGGAGTATGATGCGGGTGGTTTTTACATCAGGTGGATATTGAAAGGCGGCATAGGAGGTGGTGGTCTTAGGGTTCTCCTCTAGGACAGAGAACCGGCGACGAGGATCACTTGGAGCCTCCTCCACCGAAGAAGATGACGAAAACTTCCCCTCCTCCAAGGGAGGACGTGGTGGTGAATTGATGTTGGTGGCGCTTCCAAGAGAAGAGGTGGACATGTTTGGTTTGCTGGAACTGAGAGTTGTCGAATGGTATACCAGCAAAAGTTCCTCCCCCTtggtgtttatatatatgtgtgtgtacgTCGACAAGGAGTATTCGACTAGGAATCCAAAACCACAACGACATATTTCTAATCCAAACTGTAGGACATATCGGATTTCTAAGACTTATCTCCAATTCAATCTAAGCTGGAAATCCTAAAATTTAGTCTCCTATTTTCAATTATTCATCTACACGTATGaggttttcagttttttcctCCAATGACGAGACCTATAATTCACACCcctactttataatttattgaatttttgtatgtctataaatttttattCTAACAATTTTAGGATTAATGTTTGTATaatcttgttttatttcttatgAACATTGTGatgtaaaaaaatcaaaattaaaaaaaaaaaaattagagttgGATCACTGGATTGCATATCACAATATCTATGATGTGGACACAAATAAAATTGACATTACATAAAATTCTTAACATTACATGAATAACAAAGAGATTACGCAAGAATACTTCAAGCATGTTGTTccaataaaatactaaaaacaAGAAGGAAGCCAATCGGAATTTCTAACGCTCTCTTTGTCTACCAGATGAGCTAAATTTAAAAGACGAATGAAATGATCAAAGAAATTGATAGTGAAATATAGAGGTagagaaaaataccaaaaatatcgAAACTGACCAAAACCAAACTGAAGGAATACCCAATCGAAAATATTGAATTATTCAGTACTcgaaaccgaaattttcggtacgAGAATCGGTTCGAAATGTGGGTTTATTCGGTAGACTAACTCGAACcgaattaaatataaataaaaatttaatttaaaatgtataatatataaaattctAAATTATTAGTGTTGTCGGTTTgattgagatttaatctcaaccgtgGAATTAACATCAAGTCACTCTCGATCAACCTCACTTCAGTACTTCAGATCTTCAATCCTCTTTCATGATTTCTGCCACCTGATCTTGACTCCGGCAACACTCAGTCTCTCTCTCGACATCTCTCTCCAACTTTCCTGCTTGATTGAGTCTCGCTCAAAGC encodes the following:
- the LOC137716979 gene encoding F-box protein CPR1-like, with amino-acid sequence MSTSSLGSATNINSPPRPPLEEGKFSSSSSVEEAPSDPRRRFSVLEENPKTTTSYAAFQYPPDVKTTRIILQEEFQYCCDLPEEIVREILLRSSVKSLVKCCAVSKSWRYMIQSSSFIAAHLRHSQNPNADDNDIGRLHLVWSFNDYLLYWDKPASASASSFSINATNTKKIAPLTYQPAYKVGRSKVPPSSYGLVGTSNGLICFATAIPKFPIIIWNPSVRKFVTLPPPCTHKRVVPTYAFGYDLSTNDYKVLTIFRNARDRSSGPAGDTPIEVKVYSLAGGSWKALSPPPPASPAVSLQRWHHNTVFVHGAVHWILRHDQDHNNDVIASFDMATESFSEIELPKSLTRKRLLRGASHFVLSEHGNSLAVVQIPWHYSRSRVNTCYLSLWVMQQYGVVESWTKSSRVVLSEGPVSVPLIFRVAYVGSKGNGEKVFHMSSKNSIRLVTVDFKTKRVKYSGEGEGKYESMHAFVESLVLLDQFNAYSY